AGCGGGCCGAGCACGTTCTCCCAGCAGTGGCGCGTGCCGGCGTCGGCCGAGCACAGGCCGACCATGTGCACGCGCGCCACCTGCGGCAGCGCCGCCACGCGCCGCACCCACGATCCGCAGTGCACGCCGAAGGGATAGCGCATGTTGTCCGGATGGTTGTCCAGCACCACCACCTGCAGCGGGCCGCCATGCCGCGCCGCCGCCTGTCGCACCAGCGGCCAGGTCAGGTGGTGGAAATCGCCGCTGCCCAGCATCACCGTGCCGTGCGCGGTCTCCAGGGCCGGCCGCAGCTCGCGGGCCAGCCGTTCCAGCGTGGCCACGCCGCAGCCGAAGCGCACCGCGTCCTGCCAGTCGCGCAGCGGCAGCACGCGCGCGCCCGGCAGCGGCCCGACCGCGCCGTCCAGATCCAGCACCAGCGGCGCCTTCATCCGGCCGCCTCGGCCTGCGGCACGGTGCCGGCCTCGTGTTCGAAGCGATGCGCGTGCCGGCGCAGCAGGCAGCGCAGCAGGGCATTGCGTGGATAGACCGCGTGCCGGGTAGGGGTGAGGCGCGCGCCGAGATAGCGCTTGATCTCCGGATCCGTCCAGCCGGCCACGTAGTGGCTCAGGCCGTGGCGGCGGGCATGGTCGAGATTGTGCATCCAGCTGACCGCGTACAGGTTGTGCTGGCGCGCCTGCGGATAGGCCAGGCCGATGTACTTGTCCACCAGCATGCCGGCGTGCTCGTAGCACAGGTTCCAGCCGATCAGCGCATCGTCGTGGTAATAGGCGAAGACCCGACCGCCGCTGCCGCCGTCGCGCAGCAGGCCGTCGAGGAAGGCCCGGTCGAGCTGGTCGAAGTGGATCTGGCTCTGCGCGTAGACGTTGAGGTACAGCGCGTAGTACGCCGCGCGCACGTCAGGATCGTCGAAGCAGGCCGCCCCGGTGTGCAGGCATTCGATGCGCAGGTCGGCGCGCGCGCGCAGCTTGCGGCGGATGTCGCGGCGGCGGCCGGAGGACAGGCGCGCCAGATAGGCGTCCTCGTCGGCGAAATCGATCGGGACCCACGCCAGCTGCATGCCCTGCATCAGCACGAAGCCGCGTTCGGCCAGGGCCTGGGCGAAGGCCGCGGCGCGGCGGTTGCCGTGCAGGTCCAGCAGGGGCGAATCGTCCGGCAGGTCCTTGACGATCAGCAGCGGCGC
The window above is part of the Pseudoxanthomonas sp. X-1 genome. Proteins encoded here:
- a CDS encoding GNAT family N-acetyltransferase is translated as MHSCTQLEPDALLDSFLAHPPPGFQAERLSSGLPLFRARLDLLTTADDALRRRVTGLPGYRHWRRLLAWPACFIGCTATEYAPLPLTGSLDALADEVLAQARRAPLLIVKDLPDDSPLLDLHGNRRAAAFAQALAERGFVLMQGMQLAWVPIDFADEDAYLARLSSGRRRDIRRKLRARADLRIECLHTGAACFDDPDVRAAYYALYLNVYAQSQIHFDQLDRAFLDGLLRDGGSGGRVFAYYHDDALIGWNLCYEHAGMLVDKYIGLAYPQARQHNLYAVSWMHNLDHARRHGLSHYVAGWTDPEIKRYLGARLTPTRHAVYPRNALLRCLLRRHAHRFEHEAGTVPQAEAAG